In Chryseobacterium oranimense, a single window of DNA contains:
- the rlmD gene encoding 23S rRNA (uracil(1939)-C(5))-methyltransferase RlmD, with protein sequence MRKKKDIILENIKLFGAGAKGVAIGKTEEGKTVLISGAVPGDVVNARVKKSKSKYYEAETVEILEKSPFRVDPKCIHFGTCGGCKWQNMSYEKQLDFKQEEVYNNIKRIGGIDDFETMPILGAEEQYFYRNKMEFSFSNARWLTQYEISSEENFGSKDALGFHIPGMWSKILDLKECFLQEDPSNAIRLAVKKFGVDNGLDFFDVRNQEGFLRTLMMRQNSKGEWMVLFQLYREEKENRENLFQFLLEQFPQIKTLVYAINPKQNDSIYDLDINIYFGEGFLMEEMDGLKFKIGPKSFFQTNYKQALELYRKTLEFADLKGDEVVYDLYTGTGTIAQYVARNARQVIGIESVQEAIDAAIEHAELNGLTNTTFYCGDMKNVFNDEFMENHPKADVLITDPPRDGMHQKVVEQILKLAPEKVVYVSCNSATQARDLALMKEHYTLVKILPVDMFPQTHHVENIALLVKK encoded by the coding sequence ATGAGAAAGAAGAAAGATATAATTCTTGAAAATATTAAGCTGTTTGGTGCAGGAGCAAAAGGTGTTGCCATAGGAAAAACGGAAGAAGGAAAAACCGTTCTGATTTCTGGAGCAGTTCCAGGTGATGTAGTAAATGCCAGAGTAAAAAAATCCAAGTCCAAATACTATGAAGCTGAAACAGTAGAGATTTTGGAGAAGTCACCATTCAGAGTAGATCCTAAATGTATTCACTTTGGAACGTGCGGAGGATGCAAGTGGCAGAATATGAGCTACGAAAAACAGCTTGATTTCAAACAGGAAGAAGTATACAATAATATTAAAAGAATCGGGGGAATTGATGATTTCGAAACCATGCCGATTTTAGGTGCAGAAGAGCAGTATTTCTACAGAAATAAAATGGAGTTTTCCTTTTCCAACGCGAGATGGCTTACCCAATATGAAATAAGCTCCGAAGAGAATTTTGGAAGTAAAGATGCTTTAGGCTTTCATATTCCGGGAATGTGGAGCAAAATTCTGGATCTGAAAGAGTGTTTCCTGCAGGAAGATCCGTCCAACGCGATCCGTCTGGCTGTTAAAAAGTTCGGAGTAGACAACGGATTGGATTTCTTTGATGTAAGAAATCAGGAAGGATTTTTGAGAACGCTCATGATGAGACAAAACTCCAAAGGCGAATGGATGGTATTGTTCCAGCTTTACAGAGAAGAAAAAGAAAACAGGGAAAACCTTTTCCAGTTCTTACTTGAGCAGTTTCCACAGATCAAAACACTTGTTTACGCCATCAATCCTAAGCAGAATGACTCTATATATGATCTGGATATCAATATTTACTTCGGCGAAGGCTTCCTGATGGAGGAAATGGACGGATTAAAATTTAAAATAGGTCCTAAATCTTTCTTCCAGACCAATTATAAGCAGGCATTGGAGCTTTACAGAAAAACATTAGAGTTCGCAGATTTAAAAGGTGATGAAGTCGTTTATGACCTTTATACGGGAACCGGAACAATTGCCCAGTATGTAGCAAGAAATGCCAGACAGGTAATCGGGATAGAATCTGTACAGGAAGCGATAGATGCTGCTATTGAGCATGCTGAATTAAATGGTCTTACCAATACAACATTCTATTGTGGAGATATGAAAAATGTCTTTAATGATGAATTTATGGAAAATCATCCGAAAGCAGATGTTTTGATTACCGATCCGCCAAGAGACGGGATGCACCAGAAAGTGGTAGAGCAGATCCTGAAGCTTGCCCCTGAAAAAGTAGTCTATGTAAGCTGTAATTCTGCGACGCAGGCAAGAGATCTTGCTTTAATGAAAGAACATTATACTCTGGTAAAAATACTTCCGGTAGATATGTTCCCGCAGACCCATCACGTTGAAAACATCGCATTGCTTGTTAAAAAATAA
- a CDS encoding succinate dehydrogenase/fumarate reductase iron-sulfur subunit — MSAKKGLHLTLKIWRQKNSKTKGQFETYKISDVSTDSSFLEMLDILNENIINEGKEPIAFDHDCREGICGMCSLYINGRAHGPDTGITTCQLHMRMFKDGETIVIEPWRSAAFPVIKDLMVDRSAFDRVMAAGGFISVNTSGNTLDANAIPVPKEDADKAMDAAACIGCGACVATCKNGSAMLFVGAKVSQYALLPQGKVEAKRRVLNMVKAMDEEGFGNCSNTGACEVECPKGISLENIARMNREYMAAMVDNG; from the coding sequence ATGAGTGCAAAAAAAGGCCTTCATCTTACCCTGAAAATTTGGAGACAAAAAAATAGCAAAACTAAAGGTCAGTTTGAGACCTATAAAATATCAGATGTTTCTACAGATTCCTCATTCCTTGAAATGCTGGACATCCTGAACGAAAACATCATTAACGAAGGAAAAGAGCCTATTGCTTTCGATCACGACTGTCGTGAAGGAATCTGCGGAATGTGTTCCCTTTACATCAACGGTAGAGCACATGGCCCGGATACAGGTATTACAACCTGCCAGCTTCACATGAGAATGTTCAAAGACGGGGAAACTATCGTTATTGAACCTTGGAGAAGTGCAGCTTTCCCGGTTATCAAAGACTTAATGGTAGACAGAAGCGCATTCGACAGAGTAATGGCTGCCGGGGGTTTCATTTCCGTGAATACTTCAGGTAATACACTGGATGCCAATGCAATTCCGGTTCCTAAAGAAGATGCAGACAAAGCAATGGATGCTGCAGCATGTATCGGATGCGGTGCGTGTGTGGCTACTTGTAAAAATGGTTCTGCCATGCTGTTCGTAGGAGCTAAGGTTTCTCAGTATGCCCTTTTACCTCAGGGTAAAGTAGAAGCGAAAAGAAGAGTTCTGAACATGGTGAAAGCTATGGACGAAGAAGGATTCGGGAACTGTTCAAACACAGGTGCATGTGAAGTGGAATGTCCGAAAGGAATTTCTCTTGAAAACATCGCCAGAATGAACAGAGAATATATGGCTGCTATGGTAGATAACGGATAG
- a CDS encoding DUF6452 family protein, translating into MKYFKFLIMICFVGMLFSCGGDDDICESGEGTPRMKVAFKDVVSGKPKTLDSLYVAVDYGSGKVQLGKTEKTDSRLIPLRVDDSPYTDVYFRLADKGAESHVRINYTTKATYVSPGCGIKKTYENLNSQLIQPNPVQKIEAGQNQIENEDKTNLFLIF; encoded by the coding sequence ATGAAGTATTTTAAATTTCTCATCATGATCTGCTTTGTAGGAATGCTTTTTTCCTGCGGCGGAGATGACGATATCTGCGAAAGTGGAGAGGGAACGCCAAGAATGAAGGTGGCATTTAAGGATGTAGTGTCTGGAAAACCCAAAACTTTAGATTCATTGTATGTAGCAGTAGATTACGGCTCCGGAAAAGTGCAGCTTGGAAAAACTGAGAAAACAGATTCCAGGCTTATCCCCCTAAGAGTTGATGATTCACCTTATACAGATGTTTATTTCAGACTTGCAGATAAAGGAGCAGAATCTCATGTACGGATTAATTATACCACAAAAGCTACCTATGTTTCTCCGGGATGCGGAATCAAGAAAACGTATGAGAATTTAAATTCACAATTAATACAACCCAATCCTGTACAGAAAATCGAAGCAGGACAAAACCAAATAGAGAATGAAGACAAGACTAATCTTTTCCTTATTTTTTAG
- a CDS encoding DUF6048 family protein produces MKTRLIFSLFFSIISIAGFAQEKKETGEAKKVQEKYKPNFMVGFDILNAGVSFFSDRVLYQGFISSKVKGNVHAIAEAGFEKNVYQKNGYDAKASGPFVKLGAFYMLAKDLENEFNGFYAGGKIGGAFYNQEYMAVPVRGFGGSASSVAFPSSSQTSAWVEGTLGGRVQLFESNFYIDVNLQPRYLVYTSKQDDITPMIVPGFGRSSSKFNMGFAWNIAYKF; encoded by the coding sequence ATGAAGACAAGACTAATCTTTTCCTTATTTTTTAGCATCATATCAATAGCCGGATTCGCCCAGGAAAAAAAGGAAACGGGGGAAGCTAAAAAAGTGCAGGAAAAATACAAGCCGAACTTTATGGTAGGTTTTGATATTCTTAATGCAGGTGTTTCTTTTTTTTCAGACAGGGTTCTTTATCAGGGTTTTATTTCATCTAAGGTGAAAGGAAACGTTCATGCTATTGCAGAAGCCGGTTTTGAGAAAAATGTATACCAAAAGAACGGGTATGATGCAAAGGCAAGCGGTCCTTTTGTAAAGCTGGGTGCATTTTATATGCTGGCAAAAGACCTGGAAAATGAATTCAACGGTTTTTACGCCGGTGGTAAGATAGGAGGGGCATTTTACAATCAGGAATATATGGCAGTTCCGGTTCGTGGCTTTGGAGGGAGTGCTTCATCTGTGGCATTTCCGTCTTCATCACAAACCTCGGCCTGGGTGGAAGGAACTTTGGGCGGAAGAGTACAGCTCTTTGAATCAAATTTTTATATTGATGTCAATCTTCAGCCAAGATATTTAGTATATACTTCCAAACAGGATGATATTACCCCAATGATTGTTCCCGGATTTGGAAGAAGCTCATCCAAATTCAATATGGGATTTGCCTGGAATATTGCCTATAAGTTTTAA
- a CDS encoding fumarate reductase/succinate dehydrogenase flavoprotein subunit, with protein sequence MSKLDSKIPAGPLKDKWKHHKDHMNLVAPNNRDKIDIIVVGTGLAGGSAAATLAEQGYNVKAFCYQDSPRRAHSIAAQGGINAAKNYQGDGDSTYRLFYDTIKGGDYRAREANVYRLAEVSANIIDQCVSQGVPFGRDYGGQLDNRSFGGVQVKRTFYAKGQTGQQLLLGAYSAMSRQIGKGRIKMYNRHEMLDLVIVDGKARGIIARNLVTGEIERHSAHAVVIASGGYGNVYFLSTNAMGSNVSAAWKIHKKGAYFANPCYVQIHPTCIPVHGTQQSKLTLMSESLRNSGRIWVPKKIEDSVAIREGKLRPENIKEEDRDYYLERRYPAFGNLVPRDVASRAGKERCDAGFGIENNDTKEGVYLDFSTEIIKKGKEAAIEKHIHNPTEQQIYDLGKAWIEEKYGNLFVMYEKITADDPYKTPMKIYPAVHYTMGGVWVDYNLQSTIPGCFVIGEANFSDHGANRLGASALMQGLADGYFVLPYTIADYLSADIRTGTIPTTSGEFDQAEKGIKDKIDFFLNNKGTHSVDHFHKKLGHIMWNKVGMGRTPEGLKEAIAEIAQVKKDFWADVKVPGDADGMNTELEKAFRVADFIELGQLMAIDALHRNESCGGHFREDHATPEGEAERDDVNFKYVAAWEYQTDDITTEVLHKEDLIYENIEVKARSYK encoded by the coding sequence ATGAGTAAATTAGATTCAAAAATTCCGGCTGGTCCTTTAAAGGATAAATGGAAGCATCATAAAGACCATATGAACCTTGTTGCACCAAACAACAGAGATAAGATTGATATTATTGTTGTAGGTACAGGTTTGGCAGGAGGTTCTGCTGCAGCTACTCTGGCTGAGCAAGGATATAATGTAAAAGCATTCTGTTATCAGGATTCTCCAAGAAGAGCACACTCAATTGCAGCGCAGGGAGGTATTAATGCTGCTAAAAACTATCAGGGTGATGGTGACTCCACATACAGATTGTTCTATGACACAATCAAAGGTGGTGACTATAGAGCGAGAGAAGCTAACGTTTACAGATTAGCTGAGGTTTCTGCCAATATTATCGACCAGTGTGTTTCCCAGGGTGTTCCTTTCGGGAGAGATTACGGCGGTCAGCTAGATAACCGTTCATTTGGTGGGGTTCAGGTAAAAAGAACCTTCTATGCAAAAGGACAAACAGGACAGCAGTTATTATTAGGCGCTTATTCTGCAATGAGCCGTCAGATCGGTAAAGGTAGAATCAAGATGTATAACCGTCACGAGATGCTTGATCTTGTAATTGTTGACGGAAAAGCAAGAGGGATTATCGCAAGAAACCTTGTAACAGGTGAAATTGAAAGACATTCTGCTCACGCTGTTGTTATTGCTTCAGGAGGTTACGGAAACGTATATTTCCTTTCTACCAATGCAATGGGATCAAACGTTTCTGCAGCTTGGAAGATCCACAAAAAAGGAGCGTATTTCGCAAACCCTTGCTACGTACAGATTCATCCGACTTGTATTCCTGTTCACGGAACTCAGCAGTCTAAGCTGACTCTGATGTCTGAATCATTAAGAAACTCCGGAAGAATCTGGGTTCCTAAGAAAATTGAAGATTCAGTAGCGATCAGAGAAGGTAAACTGAGACCGGAAAATATTAAAGAAGAAGATAGAGATTATTATCTGGAAAGAAGATATCCTGCATTCGGAAACTTAGTACCTAGAGACGTTGCGTCCAGAGCTGGTAAAGAAAGATGTGATGCTGGTTTCGGAATCGAAAATAATGATACTAAAGAAGGTGTTTACCTGGATTTTTCTACAGAAATCATCAAAAAAGGTAAAGAAGCCGCTATCGAAAAACATATTCACAATCCTACAGAGCAGCAGATCTATGATTTAGGAAAAGCTTGGATTGAGGAGAAATACGGTAACTTATTCGTAATGTACGAGAAAATTACTGCTGATGATCCTTACAAAACGCCAATGAAGATTTATCCTGCGGTTCACTACACAATGGGTGGTGTTTGGGTTGATTATAACCTACAATCTACGATCCCTGGATGTTTCGTAATAGGTGAAGCTAACTTCTCGGATCACGGAGCCAACAGATTGGGGGCTTCTGCTTTGATGCAAGGTTTAGCAGACGGATATTTCGTACTTCCTTACACGATTGCAGATTACCTTTCTGCTGACATCAGAACGGGAACAATTCCTACCACTTCCGGTGAATTTGATCAGGCTGAAAAAGGAATTAAAGATAAAATAGATTTCTTCTTAAACAATAAAGGAACTCATTCAGTAGATCATTTCCACAAAAAATTAGGACACATCATGTGGAATAAAGTGGGAATGGGAAGAACGCCTGAAGGTTTGAAAGAAGCTATTGCTGAAATTGCTCAAGTGAAGAAAGATTTCTGGGCAGATGTAAAAGTTCCTGGCGATGCAGATGGAATGAACACTGAGCTTGAAAAAGCATTCAGAGTGGCAGATTTCATCGAGCTTGGACAATTAATGGCTATCGATGCTTTACATAGAAACGAATCTTGTGGAGGACACTTCAGAGAAGATCATGCTACTCCGGAAGGGGAAGCTGAAAGAGATGACGTTAACTTTAAATATGTTGCAGCTTGGGAATATCAGACAGATGATATCACAACCGAAGTTCTGCATAAAGAAGACTTGATCTATGAGAACATTGAAGTTAAAGCAAGAAGTTATAAATAA
- a CDS encoding TlpA disulfide reductase family protein: MKKYLLLFIITAFVMSCSKKVEVKGKITGSSPLERIEFVEASGVATLPLVNIGLDKSGNFTGSFEAPKDGMYVINYAGRQNLIYLEGGQKLNISGNAMTFPNEFVVTGDAKKNNDFLQASQKFLGEYGSKINIQQLMSGDEKTFLKGAQKIEADINKNVEELAQKNNPSKGILEWKKNDVKVTILNLLANYEMSQRQMSGNPSFKVSKTFKDYETKLEGDKDVMVKTIPLYRQYLLVKMSPDFQKYAEAKAKGKTDVTTSEIFSQFLKDRKEVSQTAKDYLLAFVVAQDIHPGAPAKNMDKVKKIIDTDITDAGIKADLVKMQLAVNGLKVGEAAPETSLTKADGKSYQLSENKGKPYMLFFYASWNPYISEATVPVLKEVVNFYKSKMNFVFVNVDDTKDQFVKTSSALLKGIPGTNVYGEKGLDSDIAKKYGVYGFKLPCFVIVDKDGKIASRSFVNLGEQEVVTILDKLTGLSAPKVQPNVQMMPGMPVDPSAQPANPQPAPTK, from the coding sequence ATGAAAAAATATCTTTTATTGTTTATCATCACAGCTTTTGTGATGTCTTGTTCAAAAAAAGTTGAAGTTAAAGGAAAAATTACCGGAAGTTCACCACTCGAAAGAATTGAATTCGTTGAAGCTTCTGGTGTGGCAACCCTTCCGCTTGTTAATATTGGTTTAGATAAAAGTGGAAACTTTACAGGAAGCTTTGAAGCTCCTAAAGACGGGATGTACGTCATTAACTATGCAGGAAGACAAAACCTTATTTATCTTGAAGGCGGGCAGAAACTGAATATCTCAGGAAATGCAATGACTTTCCCTAATGAATTTGTAGTAACAGGAGATGCTAAGAAAAATAATGATTTCCTTCAGGCCAGCCAAAAATTCCTGGGTGAGTACGGAAGTAAAATCAATATCCAGCAGCTAATGTCCGGTGACGAGAAAACATTCCTTAAAGGAGCTCAGAAAATCGAAGCCGATATCAATAAAAATGTAGAAGAGCTTGCTCAGAAAAATAATCCAAGCAAAGGAATCCTTGAGTGGAAAAAGAATGATGTGAAAGTGACTATTCTTAACCTTCTTGCCAACTATGAGATGTCACAGCGCCAGATGTCAGGAAACCCTTCATTTAAAGTTTCCAAAACTTTCAAGGATTATGAAACCAAACTGGAAGGAGATAAAGACGTAATGGTAAAAACGATTCCGTTATACAGACAATATCTTCTTGTGAAAATGAGTCCTGACTTTCAAAAGTATGCCGAGGCAAAAGCTAAAGGAAAAACAGACGTTACCACTTCTGAAATTTTTTCACAGTTCCTGAAAGACAGAAAAGAAGTTTCACAGACTGCCAAAGACTATCTGTTGGCATTTGTAGTGGCTCAGGATATTCATCCGGGTGCTCCTGCAAAGAATATGGATAAAGTTAAGAAAATCATCGATACAGATATTACAGATGCCGGCATCAAAGCGGATCTGGTTAAAATGCAGTTAGCCGTTAACGGACTTAAAGTAGGAGAAGCTGCTCCTGAAACATCATTAACAAAAGCAGATGGGAAATCTTACCAGCTTTCTGAAAATAAAGGAAAACCATACATGCTGTTTTTCTATGCATCATGGAATCCTTACATCAGTGAAGCTACAGTTCCTGTACTGAAAGAAGTGGTGAACTTCTATAAATCTAAAATGAACTTTGTTTTTGTGAACGTAGACGATACAAAAGACCAGTTCGTAAAAACAAGCAGTGCATTGCTGAAAGGAATTCCGGGAACCAATGTGTATGGAGAAAAAGGTCTGGATTCAGATATTGCTAAAAAATACGGAGTGTACGGATTTAAACTTCCTTGCTTTGTAATTGTTGATAAGGACGGTAAAATTGCCAGCAGATCTTTTGTAAACCTTGGCGAACAGGAAGTAGTGACCATATTGGATAAGCTTACAGGTCTTTCTGCACCGAAAGTACAGCCTAACGTTCAGATGATGCCGGGAATGCCGGTTGACCCTTCTGCACAGCCTGCCAATCCTCAGCCTGCCCCAACAAAATAA